The nucleotide window GATGATTGaccaagtccatataagcaaATCACCAGTCCACTCCCAGCCAACGTGGGACTCTAACAACGTAACCCCTTTCATGCCTAGACCAAATTGGAGTGTGGAATAGAAACTCAAACATGGATGAACCTGACTCTGATACTATATAAAGATGTGACAGTCGGACCTAATTAACTTAACCCAGGAACTAGCTATTGAGGTTTACTAGGCCCAAGATATCAATTCCTTTACCCTTGACTACTTATACTTGTATTCCTGTTCATGActtgtataaaatatattatgtttttttttaaatcaaatatgCATTTTATGATGTTCCCACATCAGTAATATTTGCATTTGCCCCGATTAATGAAatacaaattacaaaattactattttacaACTCctgtaattaaaaaataatcaccAACATGTAAAATTTTAAAGCAACTATTTTCTTAATAGTATAAACGTAATTGGCTATTCTGCGCAGTTGCTACCAATTTAATAGTACATGGGTCCAATTACAGATCCAGGCCCACTTTTTCATAGTTGGGTCGGAGGACTTAGGCCTTTAAGAGGTTAATTATaggaaaaattatagaaatctcacattttaatttacttattaccattatcccctataagttttacaaatctccataatccctcattttcgcgcatcagaataatgtatcagcgcttatattattgtatctcgcgcatcagattaatgtatcaacacttatattattgtatctcgcgcatcagattaatgtatcagagcAATATTAGTGTTGATACATgtgcgagatacaataatataagcgttgatacattaatctgatgcgcgagatacaataatataagtgttgatacattaatctgatgcgcgagatacaataatataagtgttgatacactaatctgatgcgcgaaaatgaaggatttctgtaattataaacttttaagggataaattgtaattttgccttaaaagtatgtgatttctgtaatttgcccttaATTATATCGGACAATCACCTTTGATTCGAACTAGGCCCAATTATTTCGGTTGATGAGATAGACAACGATATGAGATATCATTCACCTTTTACGTAGGATAATTAATCTCACATTTTAGTATATAATGATTCTAGAGACTAATTAATACACATAATCAAACACATAACAAAGTAATTTCACAAGATGTATCAAAATTGTTATTTCGTTTCTCACCAATCAAACGACGCCGATGTCTAAATCTATATTTGTCAGTAAGTGATGCAAACTTAACATTCATAAGTATACATCatatataaatgtgttggtAAGAACTAGAATAAGACTTTTTTCCAACTTCTACTTTCATTATTAGATCAATAAGTCAAAGATATCTGCTTTAAACATCaataatgtgaaaaaaaaaaaaaaacctcaacAATGTAAATTTTTTAGGTGCAAATGCAAGTTTTACTAGTTTAAATTTTGCCTTGTGGCTAAACTTTATAAACACACTTTCTAAACAACATAAATGCAACGTTTCATTAGGCGCAAAACTGCATAATTATTATCTTTTGATTGATTAAAATAAACTTGATTATCCACATGATTAGCATGATGATTACACTTTTTAGTTCATGGGACTCAATGtacttttttccttctttaacggaggtagtttgactcggcatggagtttaagaaagaaatgaagacttttaaaatttgtgatctaaaatgaatgattgaaatttgtgtgactgtaaatcattttattaagggcaaaataaatattttaaagttaagttgttacttaatataaaaatatatcattctttttggaactaattaaaaaaaaagtaagtcatataaattgggacgaaTGGAGtaataataagaaaacaaaGGGGTCCCTCATTGGTTAAACCACCTCGGTGCTATCTCATACGTTAAACCCAACCATCTGtatacgtggcgccaccaccttggtgcaaaaaaacaaaaattctcCTAATTATATGtaatcaataatattatttcttacaaaaaaaataataaaaaatctacttagtactccttccgtttcattttatatgacacttttcggatttcgagattcaaacaagtctatctttaaCCGTATATTTTTGCCTTTTGGAAGGACCATAAATAAATAGTCCCCTTTCTTCCCACAAAAATCTCGCCCTCAAGTCTAATTCTCTCACTTACCTCTTCAAcacaaaaaatttgaaatattcatGGTATTACATCTAAAATCACtaaattaaagttgaaaaaaaatatttactctttaatATATGGTcttttatttagaatttatttaaaagttacaataatatcaacaaaaATTATATAGTAGTACAAGTTTTATAAATTTGCATAATTCTTCATCGAGAGAAAtcagcaaaaagaaaaaaacggGTCAATAACATCAACATGTGTATTTGAGAGATTGTCCTCAAACTAAGAAATGTCCACATTAGTTCGTTGAAGTGTCTACACAAACTTGTGGTCCTCATTTATATTGTGGAAAACTCTACTTCACCTAAGTAgaaggaagaaaaatgaaattgaaaaaaagaaaagaaaaagagaactaTTGTTAAGCCTAGAAATACGAAAGCGGAAAATCAGATGATTTTCTCTaaagggcaaattacagaaatcacatacttttaaggcaaaattataatctatcccttaaaagtttataattacagaaatccctcaagcggatacaataatataaacaCTGATACATTactctgatgcgcgagatacattaatcgttaagtaagatacattacattttatacatgatacactaatctgatgtacattttatacgtgatacactaatctgatgcactgatacattaatctgatgcgtgagatacactaatttgatgcgTAAAagtgagggattttggagatttgtaaaacttataggagataatggtaataagtaaactaaaatgtgagATTTCTCTAATTAATCCTTCTCTAAAAGCTCAAGATATTACTTTAGCCCAAGCCCAATTCGAGCCTCCAATTGCCCAGCTCTATAGCCAGCTGGATTAACTGGCCCGTGACCGACCCAAGCCCTACATCGACTGGACTTCAATACATCGGCCCGACCCGGCCCTTAACAATTGAGTGTAGATTACACGTGGATTCCCAACTTGTGGCGTGTCCTAAAATTCTTCCCATGCATTCACACGTGTCATCTTCTTTCCACATTCCAAAACTCTTGTTATCCCTTCTAGATATTTCCaattttaagtatttaattattaCGCTGTTTCATATTACTTGTCATATTTCACTTTTGTAGTGTTAAATTGATAACttttttaacttaaatttaattatattaacttAATATTTAGATATTcataaactatataaaaatcaatacaaGTTTTAATTCACTTatcaaaataatgaaaagaataactattttaaaatattaatcaaactCACATaatttgactctcgaaaaataaaatatatatgacaATTAATTTGGGACACAGAAGTAATCATATTGATCTAACATGATTTGGCGCAACACAAAAACACATTATAAGTACAACCTTCTGTTTCCTGAGATTTATATGTGCCTTTAAAAACTCGTCAAAAATTTAAGTGGTGTGCGTTTTTACCATCAAATACTGTAGGattctttgatttttaaaagtaaaaaagtttGTGGTGTTTGGTTACAGTCAAGTTTATATTCCAATTTCAGGGTTGAATATTAGTATTTTGCATCATTTTGGTAGCCAGTAAAGACATTTAATTGATACTCTTTCCTTTAGCTTTTTTCTTTAACTACATCAAAATGTTATTTCCGCCATTCACTTTTTATTTGTTGCTGTTTGACTTGATacgtttattaaaaaaataattaatgatatatgtATTTCATCAAACTTTTTCTATTAaataatgtcttgaaaaataatttggaaaataagtatttaatgttCAGGGTAAAAAATTGATAGAACAAAATTATTGTCTTTTCTAgatatgtcaaaagtgacaaataaaaataaaaatatattttaaaaataaatgacaagCAAAATTGTCTTTTCTAGATATGTCAAAACTTTAATGTAATTATTAATGGATAATGTtaaatgaccagaaaatttggccagaatttttaaaaaaactataacatcttttttattttaaaataaactaatcttttttccatttttagttaaaaggtaCTAAAGTTAAagtgtaaaactatttaaaaagataaaacaatataGATAACCATTCTGCCAAATTCTTGCCAAATTTTCTTaccaaaaagattttttcataattaataacataggcagataaaaaaaaattgagtgatGAATTTGATGCCATTATTAAAAGTCGtatttattaaaattcaaaagaatgaaATGAAACGAAATCCAGAGGAGCGATGAATGATGGAGTATCTGATATTATTTTAACTATAAAGTAATGCAGACAAGCCATTAATAATGGaatctctttttttgtttttgtttatatgATTCCAATGTGAGTGTACGTGTATATATTGATGGCCTTATATTATTTGAAGGAATACTGTACGTATGCCAAAAACTTACTTTTTATAGTAGACGGTTATCCTATTGCTTTCACAAGATATATATTTCCAACACAATGCTAATGAtcacatattattattatataagttTATGTGATAAAATTGTATAGCCAACATAAAAAAGAATCCATTTTCTTTGTAATTTCTTCTTGAGTTAGCTATTAGAactattttataacaaaatctCAGGCATATCCACAATAAATAATCAACACGAGTTTATTAATTCTTCTAAGGTTTACttgaaagaaaattatttaagaaattataatgaTACGAGGTGAATAATTAGATTGTCAATTTATCCCCAATAAAGATACCATACAATTATTGACTTGATCGacaaagtgaaataaatttagGTTATGGAGTCTTATTGAATTTAGagtacccttaattaattagagTTATCGAGTTTTGAAGAAGAGGAAGCTGACGATTGGAACGtgtcaaaggaacaggtccaacgAACCTGACTAACGTGCCTACAACAAGTATTGACGAAGAAGAAAGCTgacgattggaacatgtcaaaggaacaggtccaacgAAGCTGACGAGTTTACAACACTGTTGTAGAATCAGAGTCGCACTAGGATTAgactacttatattaattaggaTTATATAATGAcgaattatattatgattaggattatattacgactaggattagattatttataattgcattattattattattatagtagtaaTAGGTATTGTAGTAGGATTCTAAATATAGTTAACTTAGAACTCTACAATTTTCTCCCTATATAAAAAGTATGTACTTAACAATTTTaatcatcaatacaatccttgatttctctaatTTCTACAATCAAGACTACTAGTATCAAGTTTGGATACAGAATATCAAAGTTTCATTTTGTTGCTTGAATGTTGGAATTGATAATTATAAACCtgcaaaactcaaaataaagtCAAGGAGTAGTAACACATATGGCATGTATTACTTGATcttaaaatgtcaaaattttccttttatctTCCCATAAATGAGAATGACAGAATGTACTACCTAATCCCGAGTGACTTTTCTTCACGCTACGCTCTCACATTCGTTTGATCAtttgaatacaagttatgaTGAGATTTTTTATGCTGGGATAAattatgttgggataagttatgatgGAATTAATTTTTATTGCTTGTTTGATTTGTCATATTCAAACTTATATTCATGATATAATTTGTAAGAATAaattgtttgtttacaaaaatacgtCCAaccttatttagtttttttttatattttctttgcaagttttagttattcatttttaaaaataaaaatttcatcttatatagcttaaatatttttgggtgTGCATTTTCATGATTGTGCCAtgtgtttttaaaattgaactttcatcttatttaacttaaaaataaaacttccatCTTGTTTAGCTTAAAAAAAATTTTctatcttatttagcttaaaaataaactttcatcttatttagtttaaaaataaaactttcattttatttagcttaaaaataaaacttttattttaaatttattaaaaagtaaaataatttaattattaaagttatctacattttaattgatatataaaatataatcttTAAGTGAGTAATAAACTAAGAAAAATTTAGTAGTGGAGTAAACATTTTgagagaaatcaaaatataaataaacataagaattagacAAATATAttcaacttataatatattcataaataaaaattgtatttataaactataattttttaacagaaaaatatattatcataagAACAATGAATAATTAAGGTTGTAAATGTTATTATAAATGttgttaaaaaatatgttaatatACATGAATGTAAAGTGGTGTACAAAAATGAGGTTTAAGgggatatttttgttattttacctACTTTATCCTAGAATAACTTATCATGGGATTGACAAAACCtttcaatgtgaaaaggtgactactttatataatataattaaataaataaatataaaatataaaagatatactaaattgagtGTTTTTAGTTGAggatattataataatttaacaatcaaatttgagaattcattatctttttaaggtagtgtgtgtatatatatattaacaaatttaaaaaatattttttttcaaaattattcttaTCAATAAATGATTAcataattaataactaataattaaatttagattttcaaagcatataattttattaaaagaaatggtCAGCTCAATATAGGTCAAGTAAATTGGAAATGGAGAACAAATGCCACATGTAAAAGTTAGAAGATCAGATATCCCAGATTTTCATGTTCCTTTCTATTTTCTTTCTGATAATGTATAAATATTCTATATCATTAGATTAAATTGACATGTAACAAGTATCTACTTATAACATGTCTTTTCAAGAATatttaaaaatggaataaaataatccttaaacataatataatttgaaGTAATTTTAATGTCAACATGAACCAAAGGGTTTAGTTTAATGATCAGTAAAGTAGGTAAATAATTATACTAGGTTTAATTTCTAATGAATATAGataaaaatactatttttgatCATTCCGTTCTGTTTGCTCACACTTGACgaataaagttatttaattcCTTTGATCCGGACATCACAatactaattttttcttttgataaattGTAATAGATGTCACTTAAACTCGTGGAAGAATCATATAATTTTGACATACATGGCATAGTTACGTACGTCCACTTGTATGTGCAAGAAAGAATGTGAACAACACACAAGATAACGTTGATGATAATTAGTTAAGGCATCTAATGATTGTGCaatataactttttatttttatttttatgtgtggtacttttcaattttaatctaagcaaaaaaaaaaaaaaaaaaaaaaaccctccGCCCACAAAAATGACTTTAAAAGATCCCCTTCTATACATATCTTCCAATCAAGTactcttctttccttttctcaTCCATGgacctctttctctttcaaattcACTATCTTCTTATCtctatagaaaaaaaaaatgcattaaaatatatatataccaactCTCTCTTCTTGTTTTTCATGTCTGAAAAAGTCTCCTCCCTCCTCACCcacataatatatatgttgaatatgaCTTAAAAGTTATAGCCAACTGTCAATCacatttaattttcttatatctaCCCTTATTCCATCTATTATCTTCTCTCCAACACCAAAGTTataattcaaacttttcaaCACTTgcgaaaaataataatatattgttGTTTCGATTAATTCGTCACCAAAAAAATACCTTCCTTTTATTTAACTTCGATATGAATCAGTGTGTACCGAGTTGGGACCTCGATGACTCTACCGTTCCTCGAAAAAATCCTATACAATCTCAATCCAATTCATTAGCAGCTGATGTCCCCTCGTATGTACTCTCTATTACGTACTCTTACACAatataatattgttatttttaattatttctttttattgactcaaaattttgaattcgcaGATTGGATTATGAAGTGGCGGAGCTAACGTGGGAAAATGGGCAGTTAGCAATGCATGGGTTAGGGCCTCCACGGGCTAATAATAAGCCCATATCGAGCTACGGTGGCACCCTTGAATCTATAGTGAACCAAGCCACCCGTTGCAACGACGTCCCTCCTCATCTCCACGGGAAGTCCACCGTGGACAGGAACAAAAACGGTGGAGATGAGGTGGTTCCTTGGTTCAACAACCACAACACGGTTGCCTACGCTCCTCCGGCAACCGGTTTAGTCACCACGACTAAGGATGCGTTGGTGCCGTGTTCGAGGAACAACTCGAATTCGGACAACCACCGATCCGTGCACGTGCCGGGGATTGACGGCTCCACACACGTGGGGTCGTGTAGTGGCGCCACAAACAGTAGAGACTGGATGGTGGCGCCACGCATGAGAGTACGGCCCACGAGACGTGAGTGGAATAGCCGTACGGATATGATTAGTGTAAGTGGAAGTGAAACGTGCGGAGGAGATAGCCGCCAATTGACGGTCGACACGTTTGATAGAGAATTTGGTACGACGATGTACACTTCTACGTCGATGGGGTCGCCGGAAAACACCAGCTCCGACAAGCAGTGCACCAATAGGACGGGGGACGATCACGATTCCGTTTGCCACAGCAGAGATGAGGTTCCTACCAATTTATGTtacactttttgatttttaatatcatgaaataagtctctttttctttttaccatAACTTTTCAGatatcttttaaataataatgtCAACGGCTGCATCTAATggtattttatataatataatttttattctaaaatcatctcatatgacataaaaatgaAATGCTTGTTTTTCAGCTGAGACgtgacataattttttaaatggttatctaatattaatatttGTGATGTGATTATTTATTAACCGACAGAGGGAGGCTGGTGATGATGAGGATGATAATAACAAAAAAGGGTCTAAAAACTCATCATGTTTTACAAAGAGGAAGAGGGCAGCCGCCATCCACAACCAGTCTGAACGAGTAAGGGCCTGTTTGGacatgaatttgatttttttttcttcaaaatattgCATAGTTAGATTTTGAAGATGATTGAAAAATTGGTCAAgtgtatattttgttttatcgctcataaaaaaataatctttttttaaatgaaatacatatttgaaaataacTCAAACTTTTTAATATCATTTGTAAGTGTCAAAtagtactattttttaaaaaaatcactcaattcaTGTCCAAACGCCTATTAAAAATCTTTCTCTTTTGTGGTCTTtgctaaagaaaaaaaacaaaaaacaaataggATGTGatattatgaattaattatgttttttaaatatctttagAAAAGAAGAGACAAGATTAATCAAAGGATGAAGACACTTCAGAAGTTGGTTCCAAATTCGAGTAAGGTAATGAGAATTTATAGATTATTAAGTATTTTCACGTGTGTTATTATTTACTAATTACTTTTACATAAAAGGAATAATCTAGTATATGTGGTTATTcatcatattcaaaatttaccATTAAACAGGGTGTCTAGCTACCCTTAAGTTATTCGTAATT belongs to Solanum stenotomum isolate F172 chromosome 1, ASM1918654v1, whole genome shotgun sequence and includes:
- the LOC125845051 gene encoding transcription factor UNE10-like; translation: MNQCVPSWDLDDSTVPRKNPIQSQSNSLAADVPSLDYEVAELTWENGQLAMHGLGPPRANNKPISSYGGTLESIVNQATRCNDVPPHLHGKSTVDRNKNGGDEVVPWFNNHNTVAYAPPATGLVTTTKDALVPCSRNNSNSDNHRSVHVPGIDGSTHVGSCSGATNSRDWMVAPRMRVRPTRREWNSRTDMISVSGSETCGGDSRQLTVDTFDREFGTTMYTSTSMGSPENTSSDKQCTNRTGDDHDSVCHSRDEREAGDDEDDNNKKGSKNSSCFTKRKRAAAIHNQSERKRRDKINQRMKTLQKLVPNSSKTDKASMLDEVIEYLKQLQAQVHMMSRMNMSPAMMLPLAMQQQLQMSMMGMGMGMGMGMGVAGVFDINNLSRPNIPGLPSFLHPSAAFMQPMTSWDNSSTAPPPPPAMPDPLAALLACQSQPINMDAYSRMAALYQQFQQPPTGSGPKN